Proteins encoded by one window of Cydia fagiglandana chromosome Z, ilCydFagi1.1, whole genome shotgun sequence:
- the LOC134679092 gene encoding uncharacterized protein LOC134679092, translating into MNDYESRGHLEEVEPPSTSEGHFYYIPHHGILRDSVTTPLRVVFDASAKDAKETSLNATLLAGPKLQTNIFDLLTRFRWHAVVLTGDVKQMYRQILVPEEDAEFQRILWRPSAVGPVRDYRLKMVTYGVSAAPFQALRTMAQLASDSAASYPGGSTVLARDIYVDDVVTGADSVEQARSLQAELTKIMSSGGFHLRKWTSNSSEFLESLPSSDLYSEDFKHFEEMTDISLKILGLLWQPQSDSFRFRVASTPNGRCTKRTILSEIARIFDPLGFLSPVTFFAKYLMQLLWVSGVSWDGDVPESIRLEWQEFKTQLSSLSAVSVPRPLVGKFDVLHLHGFCDASERGFGAVIYCRTVTEEGDVDVQLVCAKSKVAPLRKLSVPRLELLAAVLLSDLMASVVEALKPFHSVDRINAWSDSSVALTWIKSCPSKWKTFVANRVSHIQEIIPPDCWRHVRTGDNPADCGSRGLLPNDLVHHSNWWKGPSWLVLDKSDWPKSTLSVDVDVLHEERKVTVLTVSLQETWTYNLMNKFSALRTVQHVLAYCLRFVHNVRNQKTPNNLLDGPLTPLEIKQALMFLVRSVQQHHFASEIEKVKNNLSNFLPKAFKKLSPFLDDAGLLRVGGRLSRASLEVDVKHPLLLPRDDRLTSLLIDEYHKRFMHPGVQTLHNLLAQHFWILSPKRAIHAVTSKCMKCFRVRPLGAPAPFMGDLPSYRVAQLKAFLSAAVDFGGPFDIALGRGRGNKTYKGYICVLVCTSTMAVHTELVTELSSDAFLAALRRFVARRGRCNRLVSDQGKNFVGASNVLQRLVGDAATHSEIKFEFNPPGSPHFSGLAEAGTLRVEALLNSRPLTPLSTDPNDLTALTPGHFLTTEPLSVVPEEDQSDVRVSPLQRWKLLQKMHQDFWKKWSKEYMHTLQQRMKWHDRQPNVQIGALVLVVNEQTSPMKWPLGRIIDTHPGSDGICRVVTVRTATGSYKWPVVKLCPLPA; encoded by the exons ATGAATGACTATGAGTCTCGAGGTCACTTGGAGGAAGTGGAACCTCCTTCAACAAGCGAAGGCCACTTCTACTACATACCTCACCATGGTATTCTGCGCGACTCCGTCACAACTCCTCTTCGCGTAGTTTTTGACGCAAGCGCTAAGGACGCCAAGGAGACGTCCTTAAACGCTACCCTTCTCGCTGGGCCCAAGCTTCAGACCAACATTTTCGATCTGCTCACACGCTTTCGTTGGCATGCCGTCGTCTTGACAGGTGACGTGAAACAAATGTACAGGCAGATACTGGTTCCTGAAGAGGACGCTGAATTTCAGCGCATCTTGTGGCGGCCCTCGGCTGTCGGTCCTGTGCGCGACTATCGTCTTAAAATGGTCACTTACGGGGTTTCTGCTGCGCCATTCCAGGCTCTTCGTACAATGGCTCAACTTGCCAGTGATTCTGCAGCCAGCTACCCAGGTGGTTCAACCGTTCTCGCTCGTGACATCTACGTCGACGACGTCGTCACCGGAGCGGATTCTGTCGAACAGGCGCGTTCGCTTCAGGCGGAACTTACGAAAATAATGTCGTCGGGGGGTTTTCATCTCAGGAAGTGGACCTCCAACAGTAGTGAGTTCCTGGAGAGCCTTCCGTCTTCTGATCTCTACTCGGAAGACTTCAAACATTTTGAAGAAATGACTGACATTTCTCTTAAGATATTGGGCTTGCTATGGCAACCTCAATCTGACTCCTTTCGTTTTCGTGTAGCATCTACTCCCAACGGTCGATGTACAAAGCGCACCATTCTCTCTGAGATAGCTAGGATCTTCGATCCATTGGGTTTCCTCTCGCCTGTAACATTCTTCGCCAAGTATCTGATGCAATTACTTTGGGTTTCGGGCGTTTCCTGGGATGGAGATGTCCCGGAAAGCATCAGGCTGGAATGGCAGGAATTCAAAACTCAACTCTCGTCGCTGAGTGCTGTATCTGTGCCTCGCc cgttagtcgGGAAATTCGACGTGCTACATCTCCACGGATTTTGTGACGCATCAGAACGTGGCTTCGGTGCCGTAATCTATTGCCGTACAGTAACTGAGGAGGGCGACGTCGACGTCCAGCTAGTGTGTGCGAAATCCAAGGTCGCGCCGCTACGTAAATTGTCAGTGCCGCGTCTCGAATTGCTCGCAGCAGTTCTGCTGTCGGACTTGATGGCTTCGGTCGTGGAGGCTTTGAAGCCTTTCCACTCGGTAGATAGAATCAACgcgtggtctgactctagcgtTGCGTTGACTTGGATAAAGTCTTGCCCTTCCAAGTGGAAAACTTTCGTGGCTAACCGCGTGAGCCACATCCAGGAGATTATTCCTCCTGATTGTTGGCGACATGTGAGGACTGGCGATAACCCAGCCGACTGTGGGTCGCGGGGCCTCTTGCCGAACGACCTGGTCCACCATAGTAACTGGTGGAAGGGTCCATCTTGGCTCGTGCTGGACAAGTCTGACTGGCCTAAGTCAACATTATCAGTCGACGTGGATGTCCTACACGAAGAGCGCAAGGTGACTGTCCTCACTGTCTCTTTGCAGGAGACGTGGACATACAACCTAATGAATAAGTTCTCGGCACTGAGGACAGTCCAACATGTCCTCGCCTATTGTCTTCGTTTCGTGCACAACGTGAGAAATCAGAAGACGCCCAACAACTTGTTGGACGGTCCTTTAACACCCCTGGAGATTAAACAGGCGCTTATGTTCCTCGTGCGTTCTGTTCAACAACACCACTTTGCTTCGGAGATCGAGAAAGTGAAAAACAATCTTTCGAACTTTCTCCCGAAAGCATTTAAGAAATTGTCTCCATTCCTCGATGACGCGGGTCTCTTGAGGGTGGGCGGACGCCTGTCGCGAGCTTCTCTCGAAGTCGATGTTAAACATCCCCTGTTGCTACCTCGCGACGACCGTCTTACCTCCCTCTTGATCGACGAGTACCATAAGCGTTTCATGCACCCAGGCGTCCAGACGCTTCATAATTTGCTGGCGCAGCATTTCTGGATACTGTCCCCAAAGCGAGCTATCCACGCAGTCACGTCAAAATGCATGAAATGCTTCCGTGTTCGACCACTCGGTGCTCCTGCGCCGTTCATGGGCGACTTGCCGTCTTATCGGGTAGCCCAGCTCAAAGCGTTCCTGAGTGCTGCTGTCGAtttcgggggaccttttgacaTAGCTCTGGGTCGCGGACGAGGCAACAAGACCTACAAGGGTTACATTTGCGTTTTGGTGTGCACCTCGACAATGGCTGTACACACGGAGCTCGTCACTGAGCTGTCCTCAGACGCGTTTCTCGCCGCGCTTCGCCGCTTTGTCGCGCGTCGTGGTCGGTGTAACCGGTTGGTGTCCGACCAGGGGAAGAATTTTGTCGGTGCGAGCAATGTTCTGCAACGTCTTGTAGGAGATGCTGCGACGCATAGTGAGATTAAGTTCGAGTTTAATCCGCCAGGCAGCCCTCACTTCTCAGGTCTCGCTGAGGCCGGTACTCTGAGG GTCGAGGCTCTTCTTAATTCGAGACCCCTTACTCCTCTCAGTACCGATCCCAACGACCTGACGGCTCTGACTCCCGGTCATTTCCTCACCACGGAGCCCCTGTCGGTCGTGCCTGAAGAAGACCAATCAGACGTTCGGGTTAGCCCTCTCCAACGCTGGAAGCTGCTTCAGAAGATGCACCAGGACTTCTGGAAGAAATGGTCGAAGGAGTATATGCATACTCTCCAGCAGCGGATGAAGTGGCACGATAGGCAGCCCAACGTCCAAATTGGTGCACTAGTGCTCGTTGtgaacgagcagacgagcccaaTGAAGTGGCCCTTGGGTCGCATCATCGACACACACCCCGGATCCGATGGGATCTGTCGTGTGGTTACTGTGCGCACAGCCACAGGGTCGTACAAATGGCCTGTGGTCAAACTGTGCCCACTGCCTGCGTAG